The Setaria italica strain Yugu1 chromosome IX, Setaria_italica_v2.0, whole genome shotgun sequence genome has a window encoding:
- the LOC101769625 gene encoding uncharacterized protein LOC101769625: MGLAHLENMAAADPCAICLSDVGRGQAIFTAEGASRGSFAVLLHAVAPGAAAATATATAGARRGPFDLVTVIDLSGSMRGEKLHLVKQAVGFVIDNLGPTDRLSVVSFSNDATRVVRLASMEADGKASAKRAVEALAAGGGTNIGEGLRVATLVLDDDSATNVLTCVTLLSDGRDGGSGNRTAPIHTFGFGTDHTQSRRRRAARSLRREPGGHPDSFAHCVGGLLSVAMQDVRVPVACVHPGVRVLGVKSGRYENRVDADRRAASVDVGELYADEERRFLVFVRVPAAEATEEVTQLIKVRCSYRDAVRGCCEDVAGDDAVVLRPLSEVPDGDAGLSMEVERERVRVTATEDIAAARAAAERGEHAEAARILENGQEAVRHSAPGMAGDPTCAALENELSDLAARVASRREYEQTGRAAMLAGTSSHRQQRTLSVAVRPPTHFGRPGRGAGRGCILRRGGGAAPRPYATPAMQNMVNIFAERAPAATYVVVPAAGQEDACTICRVIS, from the exons atgggcctggcccatttggaaAATATGGCTGCCGCCGACCCGTGCGCCATCTGCCTCAGCGACGTCGGCCGGGGCCAGGCCATCTTCACGGCCGA GGGCGCGTCCAGGGGCAGCTTCGCGGTGCTCCTGCACGCCGtggcgccgggggcggcggccgcgaccgCGACTGCgaccgcgggcgcgcggcgcgggccgTTCGACCTCGTGACGGTGATCGACCTCAGCGGCAGCATGCGCGGCGAGAAGCTGCACCTGGTGAAGCAGGCCGTGGGGTTCGTCATCGACAACCTCGGCCCGACCGACCGCCTCAGCGTCGTCTCCTTCTCGAACGACGCGACCCGCGTGGTCCGGCTCGCAAGCATGGAGGCCGACGGGAAGGCCTCGGCGAAGCGCGCCGTGGAGGCcctcgccgcgggcggcggcaccaacATCGGCGAGGGCCTCCGCGTGGCCACATTGGTGCTCGACGACGACTCGGCTACGAACGTCCTCACCTGCGTCACCCTCCTCTCCGACGGGCGGGATGG GGGCTCAGGGAACCGCACGGCGCCCATCCACACGTTCGGCTTCGGCACCGACCACACACAGTCGCGGAGGAGACGGGCGGCACGTTCTCTTCGTCGAGAACCAGGCGGCCATCCAGACTCGTTCGCGCACTGCGTCGGCGGGCTCCTCTCGGTCGCCATGCAGGACGTGCGCGTCCCCGTGGCGTGCGTGCACCCGGGCGTGCGCGTCCTGGGCGTCAAGTCGGGCCGCTACGAGAACCGCGTCGACGCGGACCGCCGGGCCGCCTCGGTGGACGTCGGCGAGCTCTACGCGGACGAGGAGAGGCGCTTCTTGGTGTTCGTGCGCGTGCCGGCAGCCGAAGCTACGGAAGAGGTCACCCAACTGATCAAAGTGAGATGCTCGTACCGAGACGCGGTGAGAGGGTGCTGCGAAGacgtggccggcgacgacgccgtgGTGCTGAGGCCATTGTCCGAAGTGCCCGATGGCGACGCCGGACTGTCCATGGAAGTGGAGCGGGAGCGCGTCCGCGTGACAGCGACGGAGGACATAGCCGCCGCacgggcggcggccgagcgcggcgagcacgcggaggcggcgcgcaTACTCGAGAACGGGCAGGAGGCCGTGCGGCACTCGGCGCCGGGGATGGCCGGGGACCCGACGTGTGCCGCGCTGGAGAACGAGCTGagcgacctcgccgcccgcgtGGCGAGCCGGAGGGAGTACGAGCAGACGGGCCGCGCGGCCATGCTGGCCGGCACGAGTTCGCACAGGCAGCAACGCACCTTGTCGGTGGCAGTGCGGCCGCCAACACACTTTGGACGTCCGGGCCGCGGTGCTGGACGTGGGTGTATActccggcgaggaggcggagctgcaCCGCGGCCGTACGCGACTCCGGCGATGCAGAACATGGTGAACATTTTCGCGGAGCGCGCGCCAGCAGCAACATAcgtcgtcgtccccgccgccggccaagagGATGCATGTACGATATGCAGAGTGATCAGCTAA